One genomic window of Acidobacteriota bacterium includes the following:
- a CDS encoding carboxypeptidase-like regulatory domain-containing protein: protein MHSRHQRRAPLSHGWNVAWLVFAFALAPAAANGQGSISGCVTDKSGAVFPGAEVIASGSSTQQRAVTDSSGCYRLAGLPAGTYSITASLVGFVTTKREGIALRDGQLVSPLDFALCLAPLWEVDWPVPGSLGAAWKQAAIVAYVRIVATNPVRSECPTNDVLHTADVIESLKSGAETQARRQLVFRQENWVSERTPYRIGQQMIVFLVGSKQELWRLAGPYYAFLITGDQVVSFHSPVSTASMTTADFLSTLRAMGRER from the coding sequence ATGCACTCCCGTCACCAACGTCGAGCGCCTCTTTCGCACGGGTGGAACGTCGCGTGGCTTGTGTTCGCTTTCGCTCTCGCGCCAGCCGCCGCCAATGGACAGGGCAGCATCAGCGGATGCGTCACGGACAAGAGCGGGGCGGTGTTTCCGGGCGCGGAAGTTATCGCTTCCGGCTCGAGCACACAGCAGCGCGCCGTCACCGATTCGTCCGGGTGCTATCGTCTCGCGGGCTTACCCGCCGGGACCTACTCCATCACAGCGTCCCTGGTGGGGTTCGTGACCACGAAGCGGGAGGGCATCGCGCTTCGCGATGGCCAATTGGTGAGTCCGTTAGACTTCGCGCTCTGTCTGGCTCCTCTCTGGGAGGTCGACTGGCCCGTGCCTGGCAGCCTCGGCGCGGCGTGGAAACAGGCAGCCATCGTTGCCTATGTCCGCATTGTGGCAACGAACCCGGTGCGGTCAGAATGTCCCACCAACGACGTTCTACATACGGCCGACGTCATCGAGAGTCTCAAGAGCGGCGCAGAGACGCAGGCCAGGCGTCAACTCGTGTTCAGGCAAGAGAACTGGGTGAGCGAGCGCACGCCTTACCGAATCGGCCAACAGATGATCGTTTTCTTGGTCGGGTCCAAGCAGGAACTGTGGCGTTTGGCCGGGCCCTACTACGCGTTCTTGATCACCGGAGACCAAGTCGTCAGTTTCCACTCGCCCGTGAGCACAGCCAGCATGACCACCGCCGATTTTCTCTCGACGTTGCGAGCCATGGGCCGGGAACGGTGA
- the larB gene encoding nickel pincer cofactor biosynthesis protein LarB, with translation MNPPLIHEVLAQLQDGALTLEAAEARLTEYVRGLPFEDLGFARVDHHRAIRLGMPEVIFGLGKTPEQIAAIAARIASRGQTLLVTRASRAAYDAVVAEVPDATYHGEAHVIARRQDDLPRGTGTILIASAGTSDQPVAEEAAICAEVMNNEIDRLYDVGVSGLHRLLSSRDRLDAARAVIVVAGMEGALPSVIGGLVRVPVIAVPTSVGYGASFGGVAALLGMLNSCAPGVAVVNIDNGFGAACIASQINHL, from the coding sequence ATGAACCCGCCTCTCATCCACGAGGTGCTCGCGCAGTTGCAGGACGGGGCGCTGACGCTGGAGGCCGCGGAAGCGCGCCTGACCGAGTACGTGCGCGGCCTGCCATTCGAGGATCTGGGATTTGCCCGCGTGGACCATCACCGGGCCATCAGGCTCGGCATGCCGGAAGTGATCTTCGGCTTGGGCAAGACTCCCGAACAGATTGCCGCGATTGCCGCCAGAATCGCCAGCCGCGGCCAGACGCTCCTGGTGACCCGGGCCAGCCGCGCCGCGTACGACGCGGTCGTGGCCGAGGTGCCCGACGCCACGTATCACGGGGAGGCGCACGTCATCGCACGGCGCCAGGACGACCTTCCTCGGGGCACGGGCACCATCCTGATCGCGTCGGCCGGCACCTCGGACCAGCCGGTGGCCGAGGAAGCCGCCATCTGCGCCGAAGTGATGAACAACGAGATCGACCGGCTCTATGACGTGGGCGTGTCCGGGTTGCATCGGCTGCTCAGCTCCCGCGACCGCCTGGATGCCGCGCGGGCGGTGATCGTCGTGGCGGGCATGGAAGGCGCGCTGCCGAGCGTCATTGGTGGGCTGGTGCGCGTGCCCGTGATTGCCGTACCCACCAGCGTCGGCTACGGCGCCAGTTTCGGTGGGGTGGCGGCGTTGCTCGGAATGCTGAACTCGTGCGCGCCAGGCGTGGCGGTGGTCAACATCGACAACGGATTCGGCGCGGCCTGCATTGCCAGCCAAATCAATCACTTATAG
- a CDS encoding endonuclease MutS2, whose protein sequence is MHPAVLQALEFTRIIDVVCSFAATPLGEARLASLRPSSDPRRVAQWQAATSEGVRFNEHAGGFALTAPKDLASILASLAIEGRALEPLRLIALADYLDSADATRAAIKRAEGSFPTLKALAESGASFRTETTEARRKIDPSGEVVDEATPELRALRDRLRRQRTRLRGTFESFLRNKDTAKYLQEQIVTDRNGRFVLVVRAEHRSAIPGIIHGSSASGASLFLEPLSTVEINNDIVALEQQEAEEVRRILLHLTDQFRRRALDLQRTIESATELDVIQAKARFSAVINGVEPAVSADGAFELLAARHPLLMPAVTSRLTDARPAASGADAERDANPNAPARTDDPQPVDIRMIPPTTALVITGPNTGGKTVALKTAGLLVLMAQAGLHVPAAGGSRLPVFRSVFADIGDEQSIAASLSTFSWHMTNIVQMDRSLALPALVLLDEVGVGTDPIEGGALGLAIVDHLRRRGAHLVATTHYEQLKTYAATTEGVAGAAFGFDADTFAPTYRLVYGTAGRSLALEIALRLGLNPTILDEARRNISAREAQLAEHLAKIDADIRSLEHEQRLVGREREALAEAELRLRTREQSLKEKEDRARQRVDTELEARVRAARQEIDGVVDGLRMQVERLNAEAARRAQQGSQLPTSEAGTARAGARAALDKVAERIHESSTSEVAAPAVDAGAAAAVGDRVTLQGIGLEGRVVAIYGSEAEIDVRGKRLRARTAELHVVGSAASAPPAKVNVSVQVQAHEATGTDINVIGCTVDEALGRVERFLDNLLMSDERSVRIIHGHGTGQLRRAIAEFLQRHPLVAHHQPAPPEQGGGGVTVAELKD, encoded by the coding sequence ATGCATCCAGCCGTCCTGCAGGCGCTCGAATTCACACGCATCATCGATGTCGTGTGCAGTTTCGCCGCCACCCCGCTGGGGGAAGCGCGGCTCGCGAGCCTGCGGCCGTCGTCTGATCCACGCCGGGTGGCACAGTGGCAGGCGGCAACCTCCGAAGGCGTCCGGTTCAACGAGCACGCAGGGGGGTTCGCGCTGACGGCGCCCAAAGACCTGGCCTCGATCCTGGCCAGCCTGGCCATCGAGGGGCGCGCCCTCGAACCGCTTCGACTGATCGCGCTCGCGGACTACCTCGATTCGGCCGACGCGACACGCGCCGCGATCAAGCGGGCAGAAGGATCGTTCCCGACGCTCAAGGCGCTGGCCGAATCCGGCGCGTCGTTCCGCACCGAGACCACCGAGGCGCGGCGCAAGATCGATCCCTCGGGCGAGGTCGTAGACGAGGCGACGCCGGAGTTGCGCGCGCTGCGCGATCGGCTTCGCCGCCAGCGAACCAGACTCCGAGGCACGTTCGAGTCGTTCCTGCGCAATAAAGATACGGCCAAGTACCTGCAGGAGCAGATCGTCACCGATCGCAACGGCCGCTTCGTGCTGGTGGTGCGCGCCGAGCATCGGTCGGCCATTCCGGGCATCATCCACGGCAGTTCGGCCAGCGGCGCGAGCCTCTTCCTCGAACCGCTCAGCACGGTCGAGATCAACAACGACATCGTCGCGCTGGAACAGCAGGAGGCCGAGGAAGTCCGGCGAATCCTGCTGCACCTGACCGATCAATTCCGCCGGCGGGCCCTCGATCTGCAGCGGACCATCGAGTCGGCGACCGAGCTCGACGTCATCCAGGCGAAGGCGCGGTTCTCGGCGGTCATCAACGGCGTCGAGCCGGCCGTATCGGCCGATGGGGCCTTCGAACTGCTGGCGGCCCGCCACCCGCTGTTGATGCCGGCGGTGACCAGCCGGCTGACGGACGCGCGGCCTGCGGCCTCGGGAGCCGATGCCGAGCGAGACGCGAACCCGAACGCGCCAGCGCGTACAGATGATCCGCAGCCCGTCGATATTCGGATGATCCCGCCCACGACCGCGCTCGTGATCACCGGACCGAACACGGGCGGAAAGACGGTCGCGCTCAAGACGGCGGGCCTGCTCGTGCTGATGGCCCAGGCCGGCCTGCACGTGCCCGCCGCGGGCGGGTCGCGGCTGCCGGTGTTCAGGTCGGTGTTCGCCGACATCGGCGACGAACAGTCGATCGCCGCCAGCCTGAGCACGTTCTCGTGGCATATGACCAACATCGTGCAGATGGATCGGTCGCTGGCGTTGCCGGCGCTCGTGCTGCTCGACGAGGTCGGCGTCGGCACGGATCCGATCGAAGGCGGTGCGCTCGGCCTCGCCATCGTCGACCATCTTCGGCGGCGTGGCGCGCACTTGGTCGCGACGACGCACTACGAGCAGTTGAAGACGTATGCGGCCACCACCGAAGGGGTGGCGGGCGCTGCGTTTGGTTTTGATGCCGACACGTTTGCCCCGACCTACCGCCTGGTCTACGGCACCGCGGGCCGCAGTCTGGCGCTCGAGATCGCGTTGCGGCTGGGATTGAATCCGACGATTCTCGATGAGGCGCGACGCAACATCAGCGCGCGCGAGGCGCAACTGGCGGAGCATCTCGCCAAGATCGACGCGGATATCAGGAGTCTCGAGCACGAGCAGAGGCTGGTCGGACGCGAGCGGGAAGCGCTGGCCGAAGCCGAATTGCGCCTGCGGACGCGCGAACAGTCGCTCAAGGAGAAGGAAGACCGCGCGCGGCAGCGCGTCGACACCGAGCTCGAGGCTCGGGTGCGCGCCGCGAGGCAGGAAATCGACGGGGTGGTCGACGGCCTGCGGATGCAGGTGGAGCGCTTGAACGCCGAGGCGGCCAGGCGCGCGCAGCAGGGATCGCAACTGCCGACCAGTGAGGCGGGAACCGCGAGGGCGGGGGCGCGCGCGGCCCTCGACAAGGTCGCCGAGCGCATTCACGAAAGTTCCACCAGCGAAGTGGCGGCACCGGCCGTCGACGCCGGCGCCGCAGCAGCTGTCGGCGATCGGGTCACGCTCCAGGGGATCGGGCTCGAGGGCCGGGTGGTGGCCATCTACGGAAGCGAGGCCGAGATCGACGTGCGCGGCAAGCGGCTGCGGGCGCGCACCGCCGAACTCCACGTCGTTGGCAGCGCGGCGAGCGCGCCGCCGGCGAAGGTCAACGTGAGCGTGCAGGTGCAGGCCCACGAAGCGACCGGGACCGATATCAACGTGATTGGCTGCACGGTAGACGAGGCGCTGGGCCGCGTCGAGCGGTTCCTGGACAACCTGCTCATGAGCGACGAGCGGTCCGTGCGCATCATTCACGGGCACGGCACCGGGCAGCTGCGTCGCGCGATCGCGGAGTTTCTCCAGCGCCACCCGCTGGTGGCACACCATCAGCCGGCCCCGCCCGAACAGGGCGGCGGCGGGGTCACGGTGGCGGAGTTGAAAGACTAG